In the Zingiber officinale cultivar Zhangliang chromosome 5A, Zo_v1.1, whole genome shotgun sequence genome, TGATTTATTGTTCTGCAGATGTTagaattatgtaaaaatatacgGGAGTTGAAATTTGTTCTCTATGGTAATAGTGAATCAGAGCCAGTTGTTGAAGCTTGTACAAAGTTGACTCAAGAGTTCTTCCGACAGAACACCTTGCGACTATTAATAATTTGTCTTCCAAAATTGAACTTAGAAGTAATTTGCTACTTAAATGTTCCTATTTTCAGAATGATTAATATTTCCATagatttgagttttttttaaagGTTTCATACATATCTATGATTTTTTCCAATCTTCTTGATTAAGAGTTATTTACTGATTTGAAGCTAaaatttggttcatgtcattttaaAGGCCAAAAAAGATGCTACTCAAGTTGTGGCAAATTTGCAAAGGCAACAGGTTCAATCAAGGTTAATTGCTTCTGATTATTTGGAAGCCAACAAAGATCTTTTGGACATTTTAATTTCTGGGTGAGATTTTGATTTATTGCGAttgccaaaaaaataaaaaaccattCTGTGGATGTTCAATTGATTGCTTTTGTTGTAATTTCTCTTTTCTAAAATACAGTCGACATGTTCAAGCGAATTTCTGTTTTAGTATTTTATTGTCCCTCTAggaatttggttgatcacactgATAGCATATTAGTGTTTTTATATTTGTGTAAATGAAGAAGATTTAGTAGTAACCTTTAATATACATGTATACTGCTTTAAAGTGATTGTTAAGGCCAGAGTTCAATTGTGGTGATTCCATTTTGGATGCTGACTCATATTGAAGTATAATACTTGGTCTGTCCCATTGATTTCTTcaagtaaagaaaaacaaaacaacaAGATCATCAACAATTAACTGGTTAAGAAGTTGTCTAATTGATATCATTGAGTCTAATCTTCAAATAACCAAATGTTGTATGTCACAGAAGCTGTTATTAATTAACTATATTCTTATGTACTAGTTGATAATTGTAATCATGATTAGtaattttttttgtatatatTCTTATGTATGGCTGGGATTTGTGATTTACAAATGATGTCCTGTTACTAATTTCAACTACTTTATGTATAAACCTTGAAGCTCATTCTGAACACAACAAAGaatgatttgaaaaatatttttaaatttggacTACCCATTTATTAAATTGGTAGGCCATATTCAGCTCATTAAAAGATGATGGTAGCAATGAGCGTGTTCATATATCGTCACTTTCATTGAACTACACACTCACGGTTCAAGATTTCTTAGTTTTAGTTGTTCATTAATGTTACATCAACTATGCTATGTGAATTATGACAACTTTGACTTTGGCCATATCAAACTTAGGACTTTGCTAAtattgtatttattatttttgtataCAGCAAAGTTTCATAGGTTAATTGGATAATTCTCATCTGCAGTTATGAAAACATGGACATTGCGTTGCATTATGGGGCTATGCTAAGAGAATGTATTCGACATCAAAGTGTAGCTAGGTACTTTCTGATTTTCAATGAGAAGGAATTTTGTCTCTCTTTTAATAATGTATCTGTGGCTGCCATTATCTATGTCTATATTAGTGTTCAAGATTATGACATCGACAGTGTAAGGAAAGCTTCTTGTTGTCTTCATGTGGATTGATAGTGGCtgctttatttttccttgatagattGCTCTTTGCTCTTGGCCTCTTGGTAAGGGTcttgatatatttctaataatCTAACACCAAATTAATAAAAGAGTTAGTTTCTGTTCTGCCACAAATTAACTTGGATCAGGGAATCAGTTACGGGATAGGATTTCTTTTGAGAATCAACTGACCTTTTAGGTAAATTCAATGCTCCTCCACTTGAAGAATTGTTGGGAGAAAAAGATAATTAAGGTTTACAATATGGTTTGAAATCTTATATTATTGGTGGCATGGTTGAATCATACCATCCTAGTTAATTACCAAAACACAATGCTGATCAGTATGACTAATGAATGTGCCATAGTTGTGTCATGATTGATGCTATTGGAAGTGGCTCAAGTGTTATATGAATGTTGGGCAAGAGTACAATTGTTCAAGGGACCTCATCATGAGGTTGCATTGATATCTTTCCTTCCATGACTCTAAGACATACTATAGGCAGCAAAAGGTGAAACTATCACCTCGGCGCCCCTCTAGGATGGCCTCCCACCGTCTGGAAGGAAAGTAAATCACGGAAGGCTTTACCCAGCAATAACAGCGCATGCAAGGAGGGGTTGAGGTAACTAGCGGGGCATCCCGCACCCGCTGGGAATCGATCTCAGACCTATGGGCAGCAACACTTTTGCATGAACCAACCATGCCAGCTCGTGGGGGTGACTCTAAGACATACTATAGACATTATTGTTGATGATCTTAGACTAGGCTACTAAACAAACTACAATAGATATACCTATACAAAGGAGACGAAGAAATCCATCTGACATAAAGCACATTGGGCTTTTCACTTCAGTCAAATTCCACTTAATCTATCAAATAATATATTCTTTATAGTATGGTCACTATGGTGTCTAACATCAAAAAAAATCTAGCTTGGTATCTCACCTGCAATTTCATTTGAAATTTGTTGGTTGGTATAAACAAATAGGAGAGATCAAACCATGGATGTTGCACAAGAAACAATTGAGCTGTGTAGGGTTATATTGATGCGTGATAGCTAGACAAGATCAGTGTAGATGTAAATCAAGTTTCTTCATTAATACAACCTAAAGGTAATATCTACAAATTTATTGTTGTAATTGTAGAATATTGCAATACTAATTATACACAAAGTTTAATGGATAGTGTAATGCGAGAAATAGATGTAAAACACAATTGTTAGCAACAACAACACTAACTTCAAAAACATTGGAGAGCTATGGAGATAGAACATCCAATATTGTTTTGGATATCATGTGCAACAGACTTATTTATCTAATGATGGTGACAAACTCATACTTCTGCAGAAGATTGTGAAAAAGGGTTGATCATTAACTAAATTCCTAGCAACCATCACTTCGTTAATGAATTAATGAGGAAAGTTAATGGGAGATCCTATGACTTGGAGCCACCACTGAAAAAGTTGGATTAAAACTATATTCACTTTAAATAAATGGGAAACTTCTTTGTACACTGGAATTGCGAGTGGAGCCACAATGGCACTATAATCCTTATACATTTTTGTCCACATGAACAAAGGTATAATAGGCAATGTTTATCACTTATTTTGAAACAAGGAGACGATGAAATGATATATGCTCTTTCACTATTTTATACGTTATTGTCTTAATCCAACATAGCAATATTGATATGACTTATCTACTAATGGTGAGATCTTGTGGCTTTTAAAGAAGTAATATCAAGACTCGAGCCAAATAGAGAATTTGCTATTGAGGCGTCTATTATTTCAAGGGACATTCAATACCTTTGGACATTTTTTTATGGTGTATTGCAAATATAAATATGATGCAAAGTGAatataaatatttacgaatgtggtaCACTATTCTAAAAGACTATTGTAGATTTGTACATTACTTTATCTTAAAAGTTACAATTGAATGGCAGGTATAATATGGAGGATTTTAAATggattatagtgcagatttcacatTTAATGCTTGCAAGTTGCTACGAGAAAAATTAATTCACTTTCTCGTTCATTCATATAAACGTGAGAAATCATCTCCTTTATTGCCTTTGGAGAAGATTGTCTATGTTCACTATACATACGTATTGTGAGTGataatcaaagagaagagagaacaAAGATTAAAAGATGTAGATCCTTTCATATTGGCTTTGTCCAAATGAGGATAACtcaatgatgaattaattgagtgATATCAAAGCTAAAGtttattacttgatgatgagGGATATCCACCATTACCTctcaaatttttttacttagtaaATTGAAGATATGTAATCCAAAGGATTTGCTTATGATGAAGATGACGATGCATCTTTCAAGTGAAAATTTATATTATCTAGATCTCTACTTAGATATTTGCAAACATTTGAACATTGAGCACGATCAATGGTCACAGacaaaaggaaatataaaacTCCTATACTAGCTAGCTAGCACATAGAAagaaattaattttacaaaaacTAGCTCACACAAAAAAGTGCAAAGTCGTGATTAAGAATAATCCTCCTAATGTAATCAATGAGCAAAAAACTTGATAATAGTGAAGAAACTTTAATACCTTTTATTATTATAATCTGACAAGAAGCATGATACTGATGTTGATAGCAATTCAACTAATGACAGAGGTGTTGACAACGGACACCATGTATTGGTGATATATTTCTTCAACTCCAACACCTAAACCACCTTTACTATGGACATCTGAATAGGATTACATAAATGATATATAGGATAATGGCCGTAACACTAGATTCATTAAGCACCATTGTTAATAGATTTGGAATATAGGCAACAAAAAATCAAGCTCATGACTATTGGGATACTTAAAAAGAGTACTTGAGATTGATGCTGATCAAAGGTTCATTATATTCTTAGCCTTCTCCTATTGTATTAATGAATTATACGGTGATTCATCACATCAAAGCTTTGGAGAACTATTTGTATCCCAATTATGTACCTATATGTGCTTTATTTCTAGTTGCAATAGATCAAGTCCAACTTCCAATGATATAACTTCTATTACATCACATGAGAGCTTTGGGGCTGTCTATATCCAAATGTACCTATACGTTAGTTTTAGTTGTGCTAATTTAAGTCGATCTTTGTTGGTTAAATATTGACGGATATGTAGAGAAGCATGCTTTAATATCATAAATCATGATAGTAGTGTTATAATAGGGTATTGGAAAATTATTGGGTGGATCTCACTTACATGTAAAAAAATTGATGCTCCCGCAAGATGCACAATACTCTTTGTGGTATTAATAAGGTGTGGTTGTTAGTTGAGAtagttatatttttttaactcATTGCACTAAAATTTTATCTAATTGCATAAGCTTTTATTTGGAGGTAATAAGCCTAGTGGAAAAATATTATTAGATTAAAAAAGATTAAATTTCTCTAGGCATATTTTTAAGGATGTCGAGTGTTGGGATGACTTAGTACTGAAACCTTCCCATTTTAGCCATATATTAAAACTACAATATGGAACGATACTTTGAACCTTGATGTCATATGGATGTCGATTGGGCAAGGATGCCCATGGATAGGCAATTCACATTGCTTTATTGCGTTCTCTTAAGCAAAATTTGATAtcttgagaaaagaaaaaaaaatggtgtGGGGAGGTCAAGTGAAAACCAAAATATAGAACAATTCTCTCATCGAGTCACCGTATGTGAGCTTGTCTTTGTTACTGAGGTCGGTCATGATCTAGTGAATCTAATAATAAAATTGTTTTCTGACAATCAAGCTTATGCACTTTGCCTCATGTGATTGTTTGATGAGGGACTACATATACAGTGATTGTTCATCACTTTTGCATGGGAAAAGATGCAATACAAGGCGATCATCACTTTGTTTAAAACTCCAGCAATAGGTTGGCAAATTAAAGTCCTTGAGAGGTCATTGCATACATTTCTACAAGTTGGGTTTTTTCGTTATCTTTGAATAAGTGTAGGGCCTTAAGTGTAAATATATAAGTCCTTGAGAGGTCACACATACATTTCTACAAGTTGAGTTTTTTTCATTATCTTTGAGTAAGTGTAGGGTCTTAAGTGTAAATATGTAGATACTAGTTCTAAATATACAACTTTTACAAGTGCAAATGCAAAATCACAATAAAAGTAATACATATATATTTGGTAGAGGAGTATACTTAAGGATTAACCAGAATAATTTCTCACGACAGTATTTTTTAAATCGATAAGAATGATATACACCATTTTTTCTGATGCTATGTTGATTCTGTCCATCATATGACTTTTAAGTCATATGCATGCTTCTGATCTGTTGATTTGACATTGAAGGTTTATTCAAATCTGTATAATTATTTGAAAGTGTATAAATTTTGTTATCGATCCATTTGCAGGTATATTCTTGAGTCTGAACACATGCAGAAATTCTTTGATTATATTGAAATTCCAAATTTTGACATTGCATCAGATGTCACTATCACTTTTAAGGTCAACCTGTGCTTTTAAGCAACTATTTTATTCCATTTAAATGCTATTTTAGTTTACTGGTTATTCAGTGTTTCCTCTTTGTATTGCAGACAAAGTGCTTTAAATCTGAACCTTTATTCTTAAAAATTCTATTACTTTGTATAAATAAAATGTACAGCCTTCTTAATATAAGTAGCGCAATCCCACAACAGTTAGTAAGAATAAGTTACTGAATTTTCACATattattcaaaaaaaatttagcCGTTCTTATTGTACACTAATGAGTTACTTAAATTAAGCTATTCTTATTCTACATTGATTTGTTATGTACCAAAGAGTCAAGATCCAAAGCTAATTCATAACTGCAATTCAGGAACTTTTAACACGGCATAAATCAACTGTAGCCGAATTTTTATCCAAGAATTATGATTGGGTAAGTAATTACTGTTTTCATGTGCTACCTGCTGCAACTTTATATTGTTCTAAGTTCTAACAATCTAGGAAACTGAGGTTATTTTATTGGGCCTAATTTCTTGGTCATTCTTGTGAACAAGCACATTGATCACAATACATATTGGCTACCCTTGTCTTCCTTCAATGATTTCTCATTTGGTCAATTTACTTGGTGCTTGGGCAAGTAAGTTTTAGGTACTTTATAGTTGATTAGATTTTTCAATCACTTCTTATCTCTGGAAATCTATTTTTACACTTCTATGAACTTAAATTATATATAACCATCATTTACTTTATTGTTGCCATCTGCAAATTGACTTTGATATGTTGTCATTTGAAGTAGATATCAGCTTGACTATAATCTATTGTTAATAATCTAAATAATTATACCTAAAGGGTCTCTTGAAACAAGTTTTTTAAGGTTTATCATCCTGTGAATTTATCATAATCTATCTATAGAAATTCTATATGTACATCTTATCTAGATCAATAGGTTTAGGAACAAAATGTCAGATAGGGCTGACTTTGTGCTAAAACATCACAGATTCTCTGCATGGGCTAACtgcagtgttttttttttaaaaaaaaacaaaaaaaaaaaacagctttGACGCGTGTCACCAAATGTTTGGCTTAAACTTGTGCCTCAGTATCAATTACTAGGATCCACATTAACAGCTTAGCGATAAACTATATTCGGATCCTAGCTAGGTTGTAATCATAACTTCTGTTGACTACATTCTTCTAATAATGAATCTTATACTAAAAGCAAATAATCATAGTcataagatcttgaagctttagTTGTTGAAATCTAAATGATGCACTTTGATTGTTGGAGGTTTCTAATTTTTCCAACTACCTGGACAGTTTTTTACAGAATTCAATTCAAGGTTGCTGTCATCCCCTAATTATGTCACAAGAAGGCAAGCTATCAAGGTATTGCGTGTTGGAATTCATTATCTTTTAGACAACATAATTATGCTATGTTTGATTCATGGATTGGAATTGATAGGGATAACATAGTCATTCTTAGGGATATGGGGAATAGAATAGGaatatttgtttctttgtttggTTTGTTGAATAGAACAAGTAGACCATTTTCATTCCTAGGAATGCTATGATTAATGGATGAGGAATAAGTTTCGACAATCATAAAATATCCCTCCAAATATAAACAAGTCACTTGGTCAAGCTTGCTGTATCCTTCTTTTGTAACTTGTTTGGCCCTCCCTGTCAACCTGGCTTGTTTGGCCAGTTAGCAAGCCCAATCTGTCCTACCTGCCCAGTTTGCATGGCGAGACTGATCTGCTAGGCCCAACAGATTTGCATGActtgtctttctttctttctttctttctttaagaAGCATGGCGAGGGGAAGGTACTGACCTGGCATTGCTTCTCTTGTTTTTAAGACATTGCCCAACTCACCTGACTTTCTTGGTCCAGTGATTGGTTCAGCCTAAATGGTACATTGGCCCTGCTGATCTGCTCGGGACACGAGGCTTACTCAATTTGTCTGAGTGACTTGTCCTGTGAGGCTCGTTAGGCTTATCCTACCCACCTCACTTGCTTGGTCCGCTCTATCCCCACTCGTTCAAATATGTATATTTCTTGGAGAGCTAAATATAGCAAATAAATTTTGTTGGAGGATGGAATAGAGTAGGAATATGTATTCCCTAGAAATTGAGTAGAAAATAACTATGAGGGATGATTAGGAAGTAATGACTCTGTGGGAATTGGTATTCCAAGTTTATTTTGGTAATAAAAAGGAATACTTATTCTATGGGAATTGATAGGGAAAAAGACTAACCTGTGAACCAAATTCTCCATTGTTGTTCTTACTGGCATAATCATTTGATATCTTGACTCCTAATTTATTTGCTAAAGTAGAAATGATGTATCCAATCCAATTATATATTAGTTAGTGCCAAAAGTATCTTTTATGTATCTACTAATTTGGTTTTCAGATTTTGGGAGACATGTTGTTAGACAGGTCAAATTCTGCTGTTATGGTCCGCTATGTTAGCTCAAAGGACAATCTTATGATTCTAATGAATCTTCTGAGGGTACGTATGCTTTCTTCTTTACTAAAAATGGAAACTGTTAGAATATTGTAACATAATAACTAAGGATATTATTGTAATTATGTTGTATATTCTTCTCTATATAAGTCAATAACTCCATGGTGTCTAACACATGACTTTCTTTTAacatggtattagagccaagttaAAAGAAAACCCTAACTTCCTATTACTCTAATTTTCCCCGATTCTACCTCCACCGCCTCCCATCTTCGCGTCTCCCTCGCACCGGCGCCTGCACCTCGCGATCCTCGCTCTCTGGCGAAAGCGCATCTCCTTCGCTCGCCGGCGGCTCCACCTCTCTTTAAACCCATCTCCTTACCGACGCTGGCCGCCTCCTTCACTCTCTTGGCGGCGGATACCAGGCGAATCGAGCACCTGAGCTCGCTTTTTGTTCGTGACCTAGACCTCTACCATTGCTCCTCATCGTCAACGCCTGGCGCACTACCTTGCCTTCAACATCTCTTGCCGTACCTACCCTGACGTCGCGAGCACGTCCAGATCTTCATTTCTGACGCTGCGCATACTTCGCCGAGGGCCACAGAGGCAGTCGGAGCTTGGGGTCATAGGAGAGCAGCGCCCCTGCTTTCCTCGCCACCTCCATCGCCTTCAGGTGCGTTGATTTGCACGACTCTATGATCAAGCTTATAGATCCGTAGTGGAACACCGCAACGCCTTCCTCTGCCCGACACCGACTCTGCATCGCCTTTGCCATCCCTACCCATCCCGAAAGGGGTTTACAAAGGCTGGTGTGGATCGTCATCGGGGAGTTGCGACGTCGCCAAAGAGTCGGGCTGCTGCCCTCTTTCAAGCCGGCGTATCGCGAGCAGCAGTTGCTGCTGCCACAGTGTAGTGTGCCCTCCCTCGTCTGTGCGACTTCCGTCCTGCCTTATTCGTGCTGCTGGTGCCGCTCCTTCCAAACTAATGAATGGCTACATCCGGTGTCCCAAAGCCAGATATCTCAATTTTTATCAACCATATCACTGCACCCCTCTCTTCCGAGCAATTGGATGGTAAGAATTATGTCTCTTGGGCATCTCATattgagctttggcttgttgggcagggttatgagacacatctcactcaaaccGAAGATGTTCAAGTCGCCGATCGTCCTCCAtggaagaaggttgacgctcaattgtgttgtattatccaagccaccatccatccatctcttCAGAATGTCTTCTGTACTCACAAAACTTGCAAAGTTGTCTGGACACAAGCTCAACAACATCTTTTTaaacatttccagacaaaggACCTCGACAAACTCAAATATTTATTGGGGATAGAAGTAACAGTCTAAATAGGGGATCGTCATATCCCAAAGAAAGTATGCAATAgatattctggaagaaacaggaatgttaaactcaaagacagtcgacAGCCCTATGGATCCTAATGTTAAGCTCTTGCCTAATCAGGGGGAGCCTCTTCTAGATCCTGAACGGTATAGGCGATTAATAGGGAAATTAAGCTACCTTACTGTTACTCGTCCGTATATCTCATATGCGGTAAGTGTAGGAAGTCAGTTTCTCAAAtctccatgcaaagaacattgggatgctGTGACTCGCATTATTCGATATATCAGAAGCGCATCAGGAAAGAGTCTTTTGTATGTagacaaaggacatactcgaGTCATAGGGTACTCTGATGCAGATTGGCAGGATCTCCCACTGATAAAAGGTCCACTTCTGGGTTTTGTATATTTGTCAGAGGTAACCTTGTTTTTTGGAAAAGAAAAAAgcagaatgttgtggcaagatccagtgcagaggcaAAGTATCGGGCTATGACCATAACTAGTCAAGAGCTTATATGGCTAAAACGGTTGCTTCAGGAACTTAGGTTTGgggaggttacacaaatgtcacttaTATGTGACAACTAGACTACCATGCATATTGCCTTGAATCCAGTTTTTCATGAgaggacaaagcatattgaagttaaCTGTCACTTtgttagagagaaagtcatatcaggagaaatatctactagttttgtcaactcacatgatcaactagcagatatattcactaaatcaCTGCGAATTTCTtgaattgactacatatgtaacaagttGAGTACATATGTTCTCCAGCTTGAAGGGGAGTGTTAAAATATTGTAACATAATAACTAGGGGTATTATTGTAATTATGCTGTATATCCTTCTCTATAGAAGTCAATAACTCCGTGGTGTCTAACATATGGTTTTCTCTTTAACAGAACCATATATATTACTATTTTACTTTTGTTGGTCTCAGATATGAAGGTTCTCAAATGTAATTCCTTATTGAAAATTCTAATGTTCTAAAATGTACTATGGAGAATTTTATATAGTAGTTGTATAAGCAAGGATTTAAAAATAGATATTGAGATATTATCAAACATTGATGCTGATTTATACAGTTTTTGTTCTTAATCTTTTTGAATTTCAGTGTTTCAGTATCTAACAAACGTGTAAACTTAATTGATTGCTATGTCCCATTCCCTGTGGCAATGGTGGTTGCTGTAATTGTTTGTTAATGATCATGGCCTGTATTTTTGTCTTTTGGCTTCGCTTGTCTTTGCCATGTGTGAACTTATTTTACGTGTGAACTTATTTGAACTTATTGCAATTTGATTGAATTTGTTTAGGTGTAAAGCTTAAGATGGAATGGGATTGGAAACTGAATGAAGATGACAACAGACTGAAAATGACCTTGTCTGTGTAGCTAGCTTGAAAACACAGAGGACAATACTATGTTTGTTTCTGGCCTCCCCTTAtaattcacacacacacacacacacacaccaatcAAAATATAATTAAAGCAATCCTCTTTTGTGGGAATATTGGTTCAACCAATGAGCTGCACTTGATGGCTCCAACTGTATCACAAAAGGGCGAGGTCTTTGGCTAACTTATTGTTGTTATTACGTTATTTGGGTTATCATCAATATTTTATCCTGATTCTTGCTTACCTTGTCTGGCTACTTATTCAATCTGAAATACCAATTTTAAATATGAATAAGGATCAGTCCAGATCCAAGTCTATATATTGCTTGACTCAAGCAGATTCTAGATCCCCTTTTTTCATGACGGTGTGAAAAGTCAATTCCTCAACACTGCATGCTCTAAAAAAATCCTAGAACATGCAGCACTTTTAAGTTCCTAAATAATCTAAATGCACAAATATCACCTACAACCAAAGCAAGGACAAGTATGACACAAGGTAATCTAGATAAATCGCCATTCTTGACATCATATTTATCAGTCCCTGACAATGAACCTAATAGCTCGGTTCAAGCTTTATAGCTGTGTGTAACATTCTTACTCCTTAGCTTTTGTGCTATTAGCTGGGTGCCCTTTTTCTTCTGCATTTAAATGCTAATGTTTGTATGAAATTCTATCGTGGATATACCATACTTGGTTGATGTTGCTCTAAGCATTCATCTTAATTCTTTCATTCCCGTAACAATCTATTCCGTTTCTATTGGGGTGGTTTTAAATCAAGACCAAACCTATGTTGAGGAGTTAATGGCTTCTCTTTCAGATTGTTTGTAATTGTAAAAATACACTAAACAGCAAATCGTATATATATTTGTGCTCTATATGCTGAAACTTCATCTGTACTAATCAATTTTCCAATCCAGGAATCAAGTAAGAATATCCAAATAGAGGCTTTCCATGTATTCAAGGTACAATCGTGTTCTTTCTGTTCATTTTTGCATGCCGTATTCAGTGAGTTCCCAAATATTCACTATGTATTTGTTTAAAATTTAGTTATTTGCTGCTAACCAAAACAAGCCACCTGAGATTACAAGCATATTATTCACTAACAAGGATAAACTTCTTCGGTTTTTTAGGGACTTCAAGTTAGACAAAGGTAAAGCCTTTACCTACTTTGCATAGCTCAAGTTTTTCATGTCTAACTTTAACACATACAAGAAGTATTACCAGAATGTTTTTCCCCACTTTTTGTTGGACCCAAAGACTCAACCTCAATTGATCTCTATTTGTCCATAGAGAATGAGCAATTTGAAGCAGACAAAGATCAAGTTGTCAGAGAGATACAAGCTCTGAAGAAGGAGAACTCATCTGAATGAAATTTGTGATCACACCATGACCAGTCTCCTATATCATTTGCACAGACCATCTATATAGGGGTATGGACAGGAGACGCTGACCTCTATGCATTTTATTAAGGTGGACAAAGATGTCATTAATATCATTTTTGACCAATAAATATCAGATATGGGAGAATGGGACTTGCTATTTGACCTCATGATTGCAGTCTTTTATGTAATCATGTGTTCTTGAGTCAATTTAGAGTAAATGGAAGTGATTATGCGTATTATTTCAGATTTCTGCTTGTTATATTACAGACGCAAACAAAGTTCAGATTGACTTTGAATGTACATAAATTGAGCGTCTGTGTTTAATTCATAAGCAtgctatttttataaaaatagatatggaatattttttataattataaaagcATTTTATTTGACAAGTTTGTATAATTTGTTTAGTTTGATGCGATTGATGTATCATGTTGACCGTACCAGTTGGACTTGTCCTATTTGATTGGTTTGTCTAATTTGACCCATTGGTCTTGTTCTTCTGATTTCATTAGCATGTCTAGCTTTTATTAACCTTGCTTGGGAATGAGTTAAAAATTAATACGTATTTACTctgggaaaaaaaaaaatcaaactgacttaaaattttagattttttcttgtTTTAAGTCAAAATATATAGACTGCACGCACAGGACATCagtctgttttcttttatttttttatttgttttaaaaattaatattttttgaaatataaatcataaatatatTACTATGTCTTTGTAACATTACTaggtctaattttttttaattttttttatgttttaattaaatattataatccaattgaaaattgaaaagtatagattttaaagataaaatcttaaaattttttaatttaaaaattataatttaattaggaaGTCTAAATTCTAAGGATaccgaattaaaaaaaaatatattaattttttttaaaaaaaagttaatatcttaccatattttttttaaatcaatattTCTTTGAATATAAATTCTAAATATATTACTATAC is a window encoding:
- the LOC121981271 gene encoding putative MO25-like protein At5g47540 isoform X3; the encoded protein is MLELCKNIRELKFVLYGNSESEPVVEACTKLTQEFFRQNTLRLLIICLPKLNLEAKKDATQVVANLQRQQVQSRLIASDYLEANKDLLDILISGYENMDIALHYGAMLRECIRHQSVARYILESEHMQKFFDYIEIPNFDIASDVTITFKELLTRHKSTVAEFLSKNYDWFFTEFNSRLLSSPNYVTRRQAIKILGDMLLDRSNSAVMVRYVSSKDNLMILMNLLRESSKNIQIEAFHVFKLFAANQNKPPEITSILFTNKDKLLRFFRDFKLDKENEQFEADKDQVVREIQALKKENSSE
- the LOC121981271 gene encoding putative MO25-like protein At5g47540 isoform X2, with product MQYLIRSHVMLELCKNIRELKFVLYGNSESEPVVEACTKLTQEFFRQNTLRLLIICLPKLNLEAKKDATQVVANLQRQQVQSRLIASDYLEANKDLLDILISGYENMDIALHYGAMLRECIRHQSVARYILESEHMQKFFDYIEIPNFDIASDVTITFKELLTRHKSTVAEFLSKNYDWFFTEFNSRLLSSPNYVTRRQAIKILGDMLLDRSNSAVMVRYVSSKDNLMILMNLLRESSKNIQIEAFHVFKLFAANQNKPPEITSILFTNKDKLLRFFRDFKLDKENEQFEADKDQVVREIQALKKENSSE
- the LOC121981271 gene encoding putative MO25-like protein At5g47540 isoform X1 — translated: MKGLFKPKPRTPADIVRHTRELLVYIDLNANSRDPKREEKMLELCKNIRELKFVLYGNSESEPVVEACTKLTQEFFRQNTLRLLIICLPKLNLEAKKDATQVVANLQRQQVQSRLIASDYLEANKDLLDILISGYENMDIALHYGAMLRECIRHQSVARYILESEHMQKFFDYIEIPNFDIASDVTITFKELLTRHKSTVAEFLSKNYDWFFTEFNSRLLSSPNYVTRRQAIKILGDMLLDRSNSAVMVRYVSSKDNLMILMNLLRESSKNIQIEAFHVFKLFAANQNKPPEITSILFTNKDKLLRFFRDFKLDKENEQFEADKDQVVREIQALKKENSSE